The Kogia breviceps isolate mKogBre1 chromosome 4, mKogBre1 haplotype 1, whole genome shotgun sequence genome window below encodes:
- the POLRMT gene encoding DNA-directed RNA polymerase, mitochondrial isoform X9, with translation MSAVRWGRGAAGFGRALWPAGPPGLLAEEGALGGVWGRKRSSTASPCEQDRRKDWGHAELLEVLKARVRQLQAEGVAEVTVKRVAVPRAPEAGGAQPARQAKAGAEGAAPALSSRWAQKLDNDQRLMEKRKQRLEGKLQKHVEKVAWQKQLRLEPRLLSRKLASQLQHWEQGTPRSPWEEQLAQLLQEAPQRLGGKAAAAPAVRGPESRLEGQQQRLLSFFECCLLTGHLPLAHHVLVTHHSKSQQRRLLTLSMYNMVMLGWARQGSFKELTYVFFMLKDAGLAPDLRSYAAALQCMGRLDQDAGTIRRCLKQMAQDGLQLQGLFTAVPLGAEERAELLRAVRKAKPSFTPPRLPVSPPQVNTSPLLRDIYAKDPAVSYPRLHLSLKELQGLFRRQLRVEMATTITVESVEKVPLLTKEVLHARKTLAGLRSRWKTALYQELQETKESEAHAAQEGRLSLFPYLCLLSEKEVVGMLLQTLQALPAQGESLLFLAHELGLRVFKRKQLRNEVQELEQRYSEYLHLLASDTQVEEPCLPRQRWEALGETEAPHEQPWPTSVVVQLGKQLAEVLVRAARMPSSLAAPRSPATLIPVLYHVYSFRSFRQIGILKPHPAFTQLLETAAERTLTFESTDVPMLCPPLPWTSPHSGAFLLSPTKMMRSVEGSQQHQLLLERCPPAELHGALDALTQLGNCAWRVNGRVLDLVLELFNDKGCPRLGVPAPPSEAPRPPEGRQAPKGCLLPEVSPAEKAEMRRELARRLKVAREMQSLRADALYRLSLAQHLRHCVFWLPHNMDFRGRTYPCSPHFNHLGSDLARALLEFAQGRPLGPHGLNWLKIHLVNLTGLKKRESLEARRDYADELMEDILDSADRPMTGRKWWMEADEPWQALACCMEVARAVRAPDPTAYVSHFPVHQDGSCNGLQHYAALGRDGAGAASVNLLPSDLPQDVYSEVAAQDFVWEASHYLVRQVFNSLQEMFSGTRSIQRWLTESARLISHTGSAVEWVTPLGIPIVQPYHRDSKVMIKGGLQSLTVSSSVDTSQKPNTLKQKNGFPPNFIHSLDSSHMILTALHCYRKGLTFVSVHDCFWTHAADVAVMNQVCREQFVRLHSQPILHNLSRFLIKRFCSDPRTSKSVWVSRLMDTLLSVPKAGTFNLEQVKRSTYFFS, from the exons ATGTCAGCTGTGCGCTGGGGCCGCGGCGCGGCGGGATTCGGGAGGGCCCTGTGGCCGGCGGGCCCCCCCGGCCTCCTGGCCGAGGAAG GGGCCCTTGGTGGCGTCTGGGGCCGTAAGAGGAGCTCGACTGCCAGCCCTTGTGAGCAGGACCGCCGGAAGGACTGGGGCCATGCCGAACTGCTGGAGG TGCTCAAGGCGCGGGTGCGGCAGCTGCAGGCCGAGGGCGTGGCAGAGGTGACGGTGAAGAGGGTGGCCGTGCCTCGAGCCCCGGAGGCCGGCGGCGCCCAGCCAGCCAGGCAGGCCAAGGCAGGGGCCGAGGGGGCCGCCCCCGCGCTCAGCAGCCGCTGGGCGCAGAAACTGGACAATGACCAGCGGTTGATGGAGAAGCGCAAGCAGCGGCTGGAGGGGAAGCTGCAGAAGCACGTGGAGAAGGTGGCCTGGCAAAAGCAGCTGCGCCTGGAGCCCCGGCTGCTGAGCAGGAAGCTGGCGAGCCAGCTGCAGCACTGGGAGCAGGGGACGCCCCGGAGCCCGTGGGAGGAGCAGCTGGCCCAGCTGCTGCAGGAGGCCCCACAGAGGCTGGGTGGCAAGGCGGCAGCGGCTCCGGCGGTCAGAGGCCCCGAGTCGCGGCTGGAGGGCCAGCAGCAGAGGCTCCTGTCCTTCTTTGAGTGCTGCCTGCTCACGGGCCACCTGCCCCTGGCCCACCACGTGCTGGTCACCCACCACAGCAAGTCCCAGCAGCGGCGGCTGCTCACGCTCTCCATGTACAACATGGTCATGCTCGGCTGGGCTCGCCAG GGCTCCTTCAAAGAGCTGACGTACGTGTTCTTCATGCTGAAAGACGCCGGCCTCGCCCCAGACCTGCGGTCCTACGCGGCCGCCCTGCAGTGCATGGGGCGCCTGGACCAGGATGCCGGCACCATCCGAAG GTGCCTGAAGCAGATGGCGCAGGACGGGCTACAGCTGCAGGGCCTCTTCACGGCTGTGCCGCTGGGCGCCGAGGAGCGGGCTGAGCTCCTGCGGGCTGTGCGCAAGGCCAAGCCCTCCTTCACCCCCCCGCGGCTGCCCGTGTCCCCGCCCCAGGTCAACACCTCCCCGCTGCTCCGGGACATCTACGCCAAG GATCCTGCTGTGTCCTACCCGAGGCTGCACTTGTCCCTGAAGGAGCTGCAGGGCCTCTTCCGACGGCAGCTTCGCGTGGAGATGGCCACCACCATCACCGTGGAGTCCGTGGAGAAGGTTCCACTGCTGACCAAGGAGGTCCTGCACGCG cggAAGACCCTGGCGGGCCTGCGCTCCAGATGGAAGACGGCGCTGTACCAGGAGCTGCAAGAGACCAAGGAGAGCGAGGCCCACGCTGCTCAAGAAGGCCGCCTCTCGCTCTTCCCGTACCTGTGCCTGCTCAGCGAGAAGGAGgtcgtggggatgctgctgcag ACCCTGCAGGCGCTGCCCGCGCAGGGAGAATCACTTCTCTTCCTGGCGCACGAGCTGGGTCTGCGCGTCTTCAAGAGGAAGCAGCTCAGAAACGAGGTGCAGGAACTGGAGCAGCGCTACTCCGAGTACCTGCACCTGCTGGCCTCCGACACCCAG GTGGAGGAACCGTGCCTGCCACGGCAGCGTTGGGAGGCActgggggagactgaggcccccCACGAGCAGCCCTGGCCCACGTCAGTGGTGGTGCAGCTGGGGAAGCAGCTGGCGGAGGTGCTGGTGCGGGCCGCGCGGATGCCCAGCAGCCTGGCAGCGCCCCGGAGCCCTGCCACGCTCATCCCCGTGCTCTACCACGTGTACTCCTTCCGCAGCTTCCGCCAG aTCGGGATCCTGAAGCCTCACCCGGCCTTCACGCAGCTGCTGGAGACGGCGGCGGAGCGCACACTGACCTTTGAGTCGACGGACGTGCCCATGCTGTGCCCACCACTGCCCTGGACGTCGCCCCACTCGGGCGCCTTCCTGCTGAGCCCCACCAAGATGATGCGCTCCGTGGAGGGCAGCCAGCAGCACCAGCTCCTGCTGGAGCGCTGCCCTCCTGCCGAGCTGCACGGTGCCCTGGATGCCCTCACCCAGCTGGGCAACTGTGCCTGGCGGGTCAACGGGCGCGTGCTGGACCTGGTGCTGGAGCTCTTCAATGACAAGGGCTGCCCCCGCCTGGGTGTGCCCGCCCCGCCCTCCGAGGCCCCCCGGCCGCCCGAGGGCCGTCAGGCTCCCAAGGGCTGCCTGCTGCCTGAGGTCTCGCCCGCCGAAAAGGCTGAGATGCGGCGGGAGCTGGCCCGGCGCCTGAAGGTGGCACGGGAGATGCAGAGCCTGCGCGCCGACGCGCTGTACCGCCTGTCGCTGGCCCAGCACCTGCGGCACTGCGTCTTCTGGCTGCCGCACAACATGGACTTCCGCGGCCGGACCTATCCCTGCTCACCGCATTTCAACCACCTGGGCAGCGACCTGGCCCGCGCACTGCTGGAGTTCGCCCAGGGCCGCCCGCTCGGCCCCCACGGCCTCAACTGGCTCAAGATCCACCTGGTCAACCTCACGGGGCTCAAGAAGCGCGAGTCGCTGGAGGCGCGCCGGGACTACGCAGACGAGCTGATGGAGGACATCCTGGACTCGGCGGACCGGCCCATGACG GGCCGCAAGTGGTGGATGGAGGCAGACGAGCCCTGGCAGGCCCTGGCCTGCTGCATGGAGGTCGCCCGGGCGGTGCGTGCCCCCGACCCCACCGCCTACGTCTCCCACTTCCCGGTTCACCAG GACGGCTCCTGTAACGGCCTGCAGCACTACGCCGCCCTGGGCCGCGACGGCGCGGGGGCCGCCTCCGTCAACCTGTTGCCCTCGGACCTGCCGCAGGACGTGTACAGCGAGGTGGCCGCACAG GACTTCGTGTGGGAGGCTTCTCACTACCTCGTGCGCCAGGTGTTCAACAGCCTGCAGGAGATGTTCTCGGGCACCCGGTCCATCCAG CGCTGGCTGACCGAGAGCGCCCGGCTCATCTCCCACACGGGCTCGGCCGTGGAGTGGGTCACGCCCCTGGGCATCCCTATAGTCCAGCCCTACCACCGTGATTCCAAGGTCATG ATCAAAGGCGGGCTCCAGAGCCTCACCGTCAGCAGCAGTGTGGACACCAGCCA GAAGCCCAACAcgctgaagcagaagaacggctTCCCGCCCAACTTCATCCACTCGCTGGACTCCTCGCACATGATACTCACGGCCCTGCACTGCTACAG GAAGGGCCTGACCTTCGTCTCGGTGCACGACTGCTTCTGGACCCACGCCGCTGACGTTGCGGTCATGAACCAG GTCTGCCGCGAGCAGTTCGTCCGCCTGCACAGCCAGCCCATTCTCCACAACCTGTCCAGGTTCCTGATCAAGCGGTTCTGCTCCGACCCCAG GACCTCCAAGAGCGTGTGGGTCTCCAGGCTGATGGACACGCTGCTGTCTGTGCCCAAGGCAG GGACCTTCAACCTGGAGCAGGTGAAGCGCTCCACGTACTTCTTCAGCTGA
- the POLRMT gene encoding DNA-directed RNA polymerase, mitochondrial isoform X5: MSAVRWGRGAAGFGRALWPAGPPGLLAEEGALGGVWGRKRSSTASPCEQDRRKDWGHAELLEVLKARVRQLQAEGVAEVTVKRVAVPRAPEAGGAQPARQAKAGAEGAAPALSSRWAQKLDNDQRLMEKRKQRLEGKLQKHVEKVAWQKQLRLEPRLLSRKLASQLQHWEQGTPRSPWEEQLAQLLQEAPQRLGGKAAAAPAVRGPESRLEGQQQRLLSFFECCLLTGHLPLAHHVLVTHHSKSQQRRLLTLSMYNMVMLGWARQGSFKELTYVFFMLKDAGLAPDLRSYAAALQCMGRLDQDAGTIRRCLKQMAQDGLQLQGLFTAVPLGAEERAELLRAVRKAKPSFTPPRLPVSPPQVNTSPLLRDIYAKDPAVSYPRLHLSLKELQGLFRRQLRVEMATTITVESVEKVPLLTKEVLHARKTLAGLRSRWKTALYQELQETKESEAHAAQEGRLSLFPYLCLLSEKEVVGMLLQTLQALPAQGESLLFLAHELGLRVFKRKQLRNEVQELEQRYSEYLHLLASDTQVEEPCLPRQRWEALGETEAPHEQPWPTSVVVQLGKQLAEVLVRAARMPSSLAAPRSPATLIPVLYHVYSFRSFRQIGILKPHPAFTQLLETAAERTLTFESTDVPMLCPPLPWTSPHSGAFLLSPTKMMRSVEGSQQHQLLLERCPPAELHGALDALTQLGNCAWRVNGRVLDLVLELFNDKGCPRLGVPAPPSEAPRPPEGRQAPKGCLLPEVSPAEKAEMRRELARRLKVAREMQSLRADALYRLSLAQHLRHCVFWLPHNMDFRGRTYPCSPHFNHLGSDLARALLEFAQGRPLGPHGLNWLKIHLVNLTGLKKRESLEARRDYADELMEDILDSADRPMTGRKWWMEADEPWQALACCMEVARAVRAPDPTAYVSHFPVHQDGSCNGLQHYAALGRDGAGAASVNLLPSDLPQDVYSEVAAQVEVFRRQDAEQGVRVAQMLEGFIGRKVVKQTVMTVVYGVTRYGGRLQIEKRLREIHDFPQDFVWEASHYLVRQVFNSLQEMFSGTRSIQRWLTESARLISHTGSAVEWVTPLGIPIVQPYHRDSKVMIKGGLQSLTVSSSVDTSQKPNTLKQKNGFPPNFIHSLDSSHMILTALHCYRKGLTFVSVHDCFWTHAADVAVMNQVCREQFVRLHSQPILHNLSRFLIKRFCSDPRTSKSVWVSRLMDTLLSVPKGPSTWSR; this comes from the exons ATGTCAGCTGTGCGCTGGGGCCGCGGCGCGGCGGGATTCGGGAGGGCCCTGTGGCCGGCGGGCCCCCCCGGCCTCCTGGCCGAGGAAG GGGCCCTTGGTGGCGTCTGGGGCCGTAAGAGGAGCTCGACTGCCAGCCCTTGTGAGCAGGACCGCCGGAAGGACTGGGGCCATGCCGAACTGCTGGAGG TGCTCAAGGCGCGGGTGCGGCAGCTGCAGGCCGAGGGCGTGGCAGAGGTGACGGTGAAGAGGGTGGCCGTGCCTCGAGCCCCGGAGGCCGGCGGCGCCCAGCCAGCCAGGCAGGCCAAGGCAGGGGCCGAGGGGGCCGCCCCCGCGCTCAGCAGCCGCTGGGCGCAGAAACTGGACAATGACCAGCGGTTGATGGAGAAGCGCAAGCAGCGGCTGGAGGGGAAGCTGCAGAAGCACGTGGAGAAGGTGGCCTGGCAAAAGCAGCTGCGCCTGGAGCCCCGGCTGCTGAGCAGGAAGCTGGCGAGCCAGCTGCAGCACTGGGAGCAGGGGACGCCCCGGAGCCCGTGGGAGGAGCAGCTGGCCCAGCTGCTGCAGGAGGCCCCACAGAGGCTGGGTGGCAAGGCGGCAGCGGCTCCGGCGGTCAGAGGCCCCGAGTCGCGGCTGGAGGGCCAGCAGCAGAGGCTCCTGTCCTTCTTTGAGTGCTGCCTGCTCACGGGCCACCTGCCCCTGGCCCACCACGTGCTGGTCACCCACCACAGCAAGTCCCAGCAGCGGCGGCTGCTCACGCTCTCCATGTACAACATGGTCATGCTCGGCTGGGCTCGCCAG GGCTCCTTCAAAGAGCTGACGTACGTGTTCTTCATGCTGAAAGACGCCGGCCTCGCCCCAGACCTGCGGTCCTACGCGGCCGCCCTGCAGTGCATGGGGCGCCTGGACCAGGATGCCGGCACCATCCGAAG GTGCCTGAAGCAGATGGCGCAGGACGGGCTACAGCTGCAGGGCCTCTTCACGGCTGTGCCGCTGGGCGCCGAGGAGCGGGCTGAGCTCCTGCGGGCTGTGCGCAAGGCCAAGCCCTCCTTCACCCCCCCGCGGCTGCCCGTGTCCCCGCCCCAGGTCAACACCTCCCCGCTGCTCCGGGACATCTACGCCAAG GATCCTGCTGTGTCCTACCCGAGGCTGCACTTGTCCCTGAAGGAGCTGCAGGGCCTCTTCCGACGGCAGCTTCGCGTGGAGATGGCCACCACCATCACCGTGGAGTCCGTGGAGAAGGTTCCACTGCTGACCAAGGAGGTCCTGCACGCG cggAAGACCCTGGCGGGCCTGCGCTCCAGATGGAAGACGGCGCTGTACCAGGAGCTGCAAGAGACCAAGGAGAGCGAGGCCCACGCTGCTCAAGAAGGCCGCCTCTCGCTCTTCCCGTACCTGTGCCTGCTCAGCGAGAAGGAGgtcgtggggatgctgctgcag ACCCTGCAGGCGCTGCCCGCGCAGGGAGAATCACTTCTCTTCCTGGCGCACGAGCTGGGTCTGCGCGTCTTCAAGAGGAAGCAGCTCAGAAACGAGGTGCAGGAACTGGAGCAGCGCTACTCCGAGTACCTGCACCTGCTGGCCTCCGACACCCAG GTGGAGGAACCGTGCCTGCCACGGCAGCGTTGGGAGGCActgggggagactgaggcccccCACGAGCAGCCCTGGCCCACGTCAGTGGTGGTGCAGCTGGGGAAGCAGCTGGCGGAGGTGCTGGTGCGGGCCGCGCGGATGCCCAGCAGCCTGGCAGCGCCCCGGAGCCCTGCCACGCTCATCCCCGTGCTCTACCACGTGTACTCCTTCCGCAGCTTCCGCCAG aTCGGGATCCTGAAGCCTCACCCGGCCTTCACGCAGCTGCTGGAGACGGCGGCGGAGCGCACACTGACCTTTGAGTCGACGGACGTGCCCATGCTGTGCCCACCACTGCCCTGGACGTCGCCCCACTCGGGCGCCTTCCTGCTGAGCCCCACCAAGATGATGCGCTCCGTGGAGGGCAGCCAGCAGCACCAGCTCCTGCTGGAGCGCTGCCCTCCTGCCGAGCTGCACGGTGCCCTGGATGCCCTCACCCAGCTGGGCAACTGTGCCTGGCGGGTCAACGGGCGCGTGCTGGACCTGGTGCTGGAGCTCTTCAATGACAAGGGCTGCCCCCGCCTGGGTGTGCCCGCCCCGCCCTCCGAGGCCCCCCGGCCGCCCGAGGGCCGTCAGGCTCCCAAGGGCTGCCTGCTGCCTGAGGTCTCGCCCGCCGAAAAGGCTGAGATGCGGCGGGAGCTGGCCCGGCGCCTGAAGGTGGCACGGGAGATGCAGAGCCTGCGCGCCGACGCGCTGTACCGCCTGTCGCTGGCCCAGCACCTGCGGCACTGCGTCTTCTGGCTGCCGCACAACATGGACTTCCGCGGCCGGACCTATCCCTGCTCACCGCATTTCAACCACCTGGGCAGCGACCTGGCCCGCGCACTGCTGGAGTTCGCCCAGGGCCGCCCGCTCGGCCCCCACGGCCTCAACTGGCTCAAGATCCACCTGGTCAACCTCACGGGGCTCAAGAAGCGCGAGTCGCTGGAGGCGCGCCGGGACTACGCAGACGAGCTGATGGAGGACATCCTGGACTCGGCGGACCGGCCCATGACG GGCCGCAAGTGGTGGATGGAGGCAGACGAGCCCTGGCAGGCCCTGGCCTGCTGCATGGAGGTCGCCCGGGCGGTGCGTGCCCCCGACCCCACCGCCTACGTCTCCCACTTCCCGGTTCACCAG GACGGCTCCTGTAACGGCCTGCAGCACTACGCCGCCCTGGGCCGCGACGGCGCGGGGGCCGCCTCCGTCAACCTGTTGCCCTCGGACCTGCCGCAGGACGTGTACAGCGAGGTGGCCGCACAG GTGGAGGTGTTCCGCAGGCAGGACGCCGAACAGGGTGTGCGGGTGGCCCAGATGCTGGAGGGTTTCATCGGCCGCAAGGTGGTCAAGCAGACGGTGATGACCGTAGTGTACGGGGTCACCCGCTACGGGGGCCGCCTGCAGATCGAGAAGCGCCTCCGCGAGATCCACGACTTCCCCCAG GACTTCGTGTGGGAGGCTTCTCACTACCTCGTGCGCCAGGTGTTCAACAGCCTGCAGGAGATGTTCTCGGGCACCCGGTCCATCCAG CGCTGGCTGACCGAGAGCGCCCGGCTCATCTCCCACACGGGCTCGGCCGTGGAGTGGGTCACGCCCCTGGGCATCCCTATAGTCCAGCCCTACCACCGTGATTCCAAGGTCATG ATCAAAGGCGGGCTCCAGAGCCTCACCGTCAGCAGCAGTGTGGACACCAGCCA GAAGCCCAACAcgctgaagcagaagaacggctTCCCGCCCAACTTCATCCACTCGCTGGACTCCTCGCACATGATACTCACGGCCCTGCACTGCTACAG GAAGGGCCTGACCTTCGTCTCGGTGCACGACTGCTTCTGGACCCACGCCGCTGACGTTGCGGTCATGAACCAG GTCTGCCGCGAGCAGTTCGTCCGCCTGCACAGCCAGCCCATTCTCCACAACCTGTCCAGGTTCCTGATCAAGCGGTTCTGCTCCGACCCCAG GACCTCCAAGAGCGTGTGGGTCTCCAGGCTGATGGACACGCTGCTGTCTGTGCCCAAG GGACCTTCAACCTGGAGCAGGTGA
- the POLRMT gene encoding DNA-directed RNA polymerase, mitochondrial isoform X3: MSAVRWGRGAAGFGRALWPAGPPGLLAEEGALGGVWGRKRSSTASPCEQDRRKDWGHAELLEVLKARVRQLQAEGVAEVTVKRVAVPRAPEAGGAQPARQAKAGAEGAAPALSSRWAQKLDNDQRLMEKRKQRLEGKLQKHVEKVAWQKQLRLEPRLLSRKLASQLQHWEQGTPRSPWEEQLAQLLQEAPQRLGGKAAAAPAVRGPESRLEGQQQRLLSFFECCLLTGHLPLAHHVLVTHHSKSQQRRLLTLSMYNMVMLGWARQGSFKELTYVFFMLKDAGLAPDLRSYAAALQCMGRLDQDAGTIRRCLKQMAQDGLQLQGLFTAVPLGAEERAELLRAVRKAKPSFTPPRLPVSPPQVNTSPLLRDIYAKDPAVSYPRLHLSLKELQGLFRRQLRVEMATTITVESVEKVPLLTKEVLHARKTLAGLRSRWKTALYQELQETKESEAHAAQEGRLSLFPYLCLLSEKEVVGMLLQTLQALPAQGESLLFLAHELGLRVFKRKQLRNEVQELEQRYSEYLHLLASDTQVEEPCLPRQRWEALGETEAPHEQPWPTSVVVQLGKQLAEVLVRAARMPSSLAAPRSPATLIPVLYHVYSFRSFRQIGILKPHPAFTQLLETAAERTLTFESTDVPMLCPPLPWTSPHSGAFLLSPTKMMRSVEGSQQHQLLLERCPPAELHGALDALTQLGNCAWRVNGRVLDLVLELFNDKGCPRLGVPAPPSEAPRPPEGRQAPKGCLLPEVSPAEKAEMRRELARRLKVAREMQSLRADALYRLSLAQHLRHCVFWLPHNMDFRGRTYPCSPHFNHLGSDLARALLEFAQGRPLGPHGLNWLKIHLVNLTGLKKRESLEARRDYADELMEDILDSADRPMTGRKWWMEADEPWQALACCMEVARAVRAPDPTAYVSHFPVHQDGSCNGLQHYAALGRDGAGAASVNLLPSDLPQDVYSEVAAQVEVFRRQDAEQGVRVAQMLEGFIGRKVVKQTVMTVVYGVTRYGGRLQIEKRLREIHDFPQDFVWEASHYLVRQVFNSLQEMFSGTRSIQRWLTESARLISHTGSAVEWVTPLGIPIVQPYHRDSKVMIKGGLQSLTVSSSVDTSQKPNTLKQKNGFPPNFIHSLDSSHMILTALHCYRKGLTFVSVHDCFWTHAADVAVMNQVCREQFVRLHSQPILHNLSRFLIKRFCSDPRTSKSVWVSRLMDTLLSVPKAGTFNLEQVKRSTYFFS, encoded by the exons ATGTCAGCTGTGCGCTGGGGCCGCGGCGCGGCGGGATTCGGGAGGGCCCTGTGGCCGGCGGGCCCCCCCGGCCTCCTGGCCGAGGAAG GGGCCCTTGGTGGCGTCTGGGGCCGTAAGAGGAGCTCGACTGCCAGCCCTTGTGAGCAGGACCGCCGGAAGGACTGGGGCCATGCCGAACTGCTGGAGG TGCTCAAGGCGCGGGTGCGGCAGCTGCAGGCCGAGGGCGTGGCAGAGGTGACGGTGAAGAGGGTGGCCGTGCCTCGAGCCCCGGAGGCCGGCGGCGCCCAGCCAGCCAGGCAGGCCAAGGCAGGGGCCGAGGGGGCCGCCCCCGCGCTCAGCAGCCGCTGGGCGCAGAAACTGGACAATGACCAGCGGTTGATGGAGAAGCGCAAGCAGCGGCTGGAGGGGAAGCTGCAGAAGCACGTGGAGAAGGTGGCCTGGCAAAAGCAGCTGCGCCTGGAGCCCCGGCTGCTGAGCAGGAAGCTGGCGAGCCAGCTGCAGCACTGGGAGCAGGGGACGCCCCGGAGCCCGTGGGAGGAGCAGCTGGCCCAGCTGCTGCAGGAGGCCCCACAGAGGCTGGGTGGCAAGGCGGCAGCGGCTCCGGCGGTCAGAGGCCCCGAGTCGCGGCTGGAGGGCCAGCAGCAGAGGCTCCTGTCCTTCTTTGAGTGCTGCCTGCTCACGGGCCACCTGCCCCTGGCCCACCACGTGCTGGTCACCCACCACAGCAAGTCCCAGCAGCGGCGGCTGCTCACGCTCTCCATGTACAACATGGTCATGCTCGGCTGGGCTCGCCAG GGCTCCTTCAAAGAGCTGACGTACGTGTTCTTCATGCTGAAAGACGCCGGCCTCGCCCCAGACCTGCGGTCCTACGCGGCCGCCCTGCAGTGCATGGGGCGCCTGGACCAGGATGCCGGCACCATCCGAAG GTGCCTGAAGCAGATGGCGCAGGACGGGCTACAGCTGCAGGGCCTCTTCACGGCTGTGCCGCTGGGCGCCGAGGAGCGGGCTGAGCTCCTGCGGGCTGTGCGCAAGGCCAAGCCCTCCTTCACCCCCCCGCGGCTGCCCGTGTCCCCGCCCCAGGTCAACACCTCCCCGCTGCTCCGGGACATCTACGCCAAG GATCCTGCTGTGTCCTACCCGAGGCTGCACTTGTCCCTGAAGGAGCTGCAGGGCCTCTTCCGACGGCAGCTTCGCGTGGAGATGGCCACCACCATCACCGTGGAGTCCGTGGAGAAGGTTCCACTGCTGACCAAGGAGGTCCTGCACGCG cggAAGACCCTGGCGGGCCTGCGCTCCAGATGGAAGACGGCGCTGTACCAGGAGCTGCAAGAGACCAAGGAGAGCGAGGCCCACGCTGCTCAAGAAGGCCGCCTCTCGCTCTTCCCGTACCTGTGCCTGCTCAGCGAGAAGGAGgtcgtggggatgctgctgcag ACCCTGCAGGCGCTGCCCGCGCAGGGAGAATCACTTCTCTTCCTGGCGCACGAGCTGGGTCTGCGCGTCTTCAAGAGGAAGCAGCTCAGAAACGAGGTGCAGGAACTGGAGCAGCGCTACTCCGAGTACCTGCACCTGCTGGCCTCCGACACCCAG GTGGAGGAACCGTGCCTGCCACGGCAGCGTTGGGAGGCActgggggagactgaggcccccCACGAGCAGCCCTGGCCCACGTCAGTGGTGGTGCAGCTGGGGAAGCAGCTGGCGGAGGTGCTGGTGCGGGCCGCGCGGATGCCCAGCAGCCTGGCAGCGCCCCGGAGCCCTGCCACGCTCATCCCCGTGCTCTACCACGTGTACTCCTTCCGCAGCTTCCGCCAG aTCGGGATCCTGAAGCCTCACCCGGCCTTCACGCAGCTGCTGGAGACGGCGGCGGAGCGCACACTGACCTTTGAGTCGACGGACGTGCCCATGCTGTGCCCACCACTGCCCTGGACGTCGCCCCACTCGGGCGCCTTCCTGCTGAGCCCCACCAAGATGATGCGCTCCGTGGAGGGCAGCCAGCAGCACCAGCTCCTGCTGGAGCGCTGCCCTCCTGCCGAGCTGCACGGTGCCCTGGATGCCCTCACCCAGCTGGGCAACTGTGCCTGGCGGGTCAACGGGCGCGTGCTGGACCTGGTGCTGGAGCTCTTCAATGACAAGGGCTGCCCCCGCCTGGGTGTGCCCGCCCCGCCCTCCGAGGCCCCCCGGCCGCCCGAGGGCCGTCAGGCTCCCAAGGGCTGCCTGCTGCCTGAGGTCTCGCCCGCCGAAAAGGCTGAGATGCGGCGGGAGCTGGCCCGGCGCCTGAAGGTGGCACGGGAGATGCAGAGCCTGCGCGCCGACGCGCTGTACCGCCTGTCGCTGGCCCAGCACCTGCGGCACTGCGTCTTCTGGCTGCCGCACAACATGGACTTCCGCGGCCGGACCTATCCCTGCTCACCGCATTTCAACCACCTGGGCAGCGACCTGGCCCGCGCACTGCTGGAGTTCGCCCAGGGCCGCCCGCTCGGCCCCCACGGCCTCAACTGGCTCAAGATCCACCTGGTCAACCTCACGGGGCTCAAGAAGCGCGAGTCGCTGGAGGCGCGCCGGGACTACGCAGACGAGCTGATGGAGGACATCCTGGACTCGGCGGACCGGCCCATGACG GGCCGCAAGTGGTGGATGGAGGCAGACGAGCCCTGGCAGGCCCTGGCCTGCTGCATGGAGGTCGCCCGGGCGGTGCGTGCCCCCGACCCCACCGCCTACGTCTCCCACTTCCCGGTTCACCAG GACGGCTCCTGTAACGGCCTGCAGCACTACGCCGCCCTGGGCCGCGACGGCGCGGGGGCCGCCTCCGTCAACCTGTTGCCCTCGGACCTGCCGCAGGACGTGTACAGCGAGGTGGCCGCACAG GTGGAGGTGTTCCGCAGGCAGGACGCCGAACAGGGTGTGCGGGTGGCCCAGATGCTGGAGGGTTTCATCGGCCGCAAGGTGGTCAAGCAGACGGTGATGACCGTAGTGTACGGGGTCACCCGCTACGGGGGCCGCCTGCAGATCGAGAAGCGCCTCCGCGAGATCCACGACTTCCCCCAG GACTTCGTGTGGGAGGCTTCTCACTACCTCGTGCGCCAGGTGTTCAACAGCCTGCAGGAGATGTTCTCGGGCACCCGGTCCATCCAG CGCTGGCTGACCGAGAGCGCCCGGCTCATCTCCCACACGGGCTCGGCCGTGGAGTGGGTCACGCCCCTGGGCATCCCTATAGTCCAGCCCTACCACCGTGATTCCAAGGTCATG ATCAAAGGCGGGCTCCAGAGCCTCACCGTCAGCAGCAGTGTGGACACCAGCCA GAAGCCCAACAcgctgaagcagaagaacggctTCCCGCCCAACTTCATCCACTCGCTGGACTCCTCGCACATGATACTCACGGCCCTGCACTGCTACAG GAAGGGCCTGACCTTCGTCTCGGTGCACGACTGCTTCTGGACCCACGCCGCTGACGTTGCGGTCATGAACCAG GTCTGCCGCGAGCAGTTCGTCCGCCTGCACAGCCAGCCCATTCTCCACAACCTGTCCAGGTTCCTGATCAAGCGGTTCTGCTCCGACCCCAG GACCTCCAAGAGCGTGTGGGTCTCCAGGCTGATGGACACGCTGCTGTCTGTGCCCAAGGCAG GGACCTTCAACCTGGAGCAGGTGAAGCGCTCCACGTACTTCTTCAGCTGA